The Drosophila nasuta strain 15112-1781.00 chromosome 2R, ASM2355853v1, whole genome shotgun sequence genome segment CATCAATTGATAAAAGTTTTATGAATTTCAGAAAATCTACTAGACTCCTCTACGAATACCAATACGCTGGTGGGGCTCAATTCCAATAGTGCCACGCCCATGATGTGCAATAGTCCGAgtgccagcagcagcggcggcggcggcggcggtgctGGAACTGCAGGAGGCAACGGTGGAGGTGGCGTTCCTGGACCCAGCTCGGGACCCGGACCAAACAATGGCAGCTATGGAGCAGCTGCGGCATCGAGCTATAAGATTCAAAGGCAGCAGGCGAATGTGCGGGAAAGAAAACGCATCCAGAGGTCCGCACCAACTGGGTACACTAAATGGTCTTTTCCATTTCACACTTAACTCATCTTGCACTTTGCAACAGAACTAATGAGCATTCCCATTTGTATCTCTATTCCTCTATTTCTTCATTGCGCTCAGCAGTAGCATAAATTCAGCTTTTGATGAACTGCGCGTCCATGTGCCCACATTTCCATACGAGAAGCGTCTTAGCAAGATTGACACACTACGATTGGCTATCGCCTATATATCACTGCTGCGAGAGGTTCTGCAAACGGACTACGATCCTCTCACCTATGTGGAGAAGTGTCTGAGAGGCGAAATCAAAGCAGATCGTGCCAATTGGAATACCAGCGATTTAACGGCACGTCTCTCCTGGATCAATTGGGAGAATCTAGGAGTACATCCAGGACGTCGCACACTGCTCACTTCGCTTGCCTTATCCTCGGAGCCCATGTGCGGTGCTCATTGTGGAATGCCATAAATTGCAAGCTGAACTGGACTAGTTTCTCATTAAccaaagaatatttaaaatattcacataaGAATTACATCTCCTTTCCAGTTgttaaaattagaaattatagcataccccaaaaagtatgctatgaaaatttgaaactataatatttaatcCTAGTGTagttcttaatttatttatgtcttCCCTCTATAACATGTaacacttttaaataaattgaaatgcaatatAAAGAAAACACTGGAGTTTTGAAagtttttaacaaatataatagccgtaatatttatttaaaaagcattTTGTTGCACTAAACAAACGACGACACATTGTAGCATTTATAgttagtgtgtgtttgtgttgtgtttgttttgttgtttgtttgttggttcGTTAGTTTTAGCCTGAAAGGCGTACATAGTTACATACACAAATTATGCATGTATTAACAAATCAATTCCTCAAATTATATTTCaggatatatacatatgtatatgctttttgtgtatatatagtataaatatatgtatgtatgtatatcagtGTAGACAGTGAGTATTTCTACATACGACAAAGCGTGTCTGCTCATTGACAAACAATAAACAGTAAACAATATACACAgttaatgtaaatatatagTTTTAGTGAGTTctttgttcgttcgttcgtttgttttgtgtttgtttgtacATAGCGTTTAATTAACAGTTAGGCATTTGCTTGCAActatataacaatttaaaagccatttataaaatacatacatttatataagTGTAAATCTAGAAATTACCTAAACACTCAGTGGCattgttcaaaataaatacttcatcgaataacaacaaaaatcaagaaCACATTGAAAGTATGAATAATGCACAAAACGTATTCATACTCATGTATTTAGCGTGTAGGCGGAAGATGTCATCtataatatattgtttttggcaacaactacaactactgctaatgttgtttaattttttttcacgAAATGGAATTTGACTTTGGTATCATATtatgtttgatttttttgtttagtcgAATAATACTCAAAATGCATTGGCTACAATGGGGttatacacacaaatacacacataaaatGTTACCTACAAGTATTACAATTGTATATATTGGACACACATTTAATCTACTTCtctaataattgaattttacgATTGCTTCtttcattatatttgttttgttctaGTTGGGTCTTTTATCTTATTTGTTCTGTGTTGTCTTGTTGTCTTTGATTATTTGTTGCTCATGTGTTCATTTAGCACAGCGACTTTGCGCAAGCTTTCAAGTTCACTACGTTTCAAACGTATAGAGAACATGGAATCTATGAAGCTATGGCAGTCGGTGACAATACTACCCTGGATCATGGTATCGCGAAATAGATTGGCCAATGCAGCAATATCCTCGCACTCCAATATGaggtttttgtgtgttataaACAAAGCCAGCGCTGCACGAAACACAATCTGGAAAATGCAAGTACCATTATTATATATTCGATCAAAAATGAGGTATCTTATACTTTATAGCCCTCGGCAAAAACGCAATCCCAAATACGCAGCACAGTCTCAACTGGCAGCACCtcagcaaaaatacaaataaaccaTTTGCTGGCTATGACCGCATATGGCAAGCCTAAAACAAGAGTAGATAAATAACGATTGCACTTAATAAAGTATTGTCACGACTTACCCAAATCCTCCACTCGTCGATTGACAGCCGGCACTCGCTTTATGACCAGCTCGCGGAAAACAGCCAAGTCCCGCAACAAGCTGGCCATGTTATGTGAATGATACTGCGGCACAATGTTCTCCACGATGTGCTTGAGTAGCCAAAAGGATTTCTCCTCATCGTCAGTGACAATGAGCAGCAGGCCGGCTATATAGTTGAGGCCCTGACAGTAGCCAACATCGCGATTGTGATGCGCATAGGCGCAGAGTATGTTAAAGAGTCGTTCCTTTTTAGAATCAAAGTGGATATTGTCGGGAAAAGTACGAGGTAGATCGATTGATATGGAATCGCTGATTTCCTTAATAAAATGATCGATATTCAATAGACTACGATATAGATTGggattttttttctgtgccgCTTCGGCACCACTGATTTTCATCCAGACATCGGTACGATATGGTCCTGGAATTCCTTTGCGTATGTATCGCTTCAATTTCGTATTCAAAATGAGTTCAGGATTTTCTCGTATAATCGACTCCCATTTGATGCGTCGTCGAGTCAATGTCTTTAAGTAACTGTCCATAAACTTGCCGTAGTCCTTGTAGTCGAACTTCTCGCCCCTCTTAAAGCCGTACTCGTCAACATCGCTGCACATGAGTGCAATTTatatagagaaaacaaaaaaatatatatttatgtaatgaataataaaattatgtaatgaatacaaaaataaaaaatgttatggGCGTTACCCTACTGCATTCAATAGGGGCTTTTCTTtggttatatatgtattatactTCTAATATACGTACCTAAACTTGGATTCTGCGGTCGGTTCCATATGAAATAATTATGACTAGGTTTTTATTGCTCAAGTGCTCTGCTtcgattaaatatttaaatgtttggCTTGCGCTTGCCCTATAACTAGTCAGTTTTTATTGTTCCTCTTGTTGTAtgtttgttgtcgctgttttaattgttgttgttgctgtcgctgttgttgattCATGGCCCCCATTAAttgcttattattttgttgttgttgtctcggTGTTTTTGTATTGTGCGCACGTTTGCCTCTTCCGTTGAAtgctgttattgctgctgttactCCAACTTGGCTTCGAATTAAACTCCCACTGCTAGAATTGATAATTGGTCAATACAATTGGTTAGTTAATGATTTAAATGGCCTGATTTTGTTTCTAAATGCTCATGTCACCTACTTTTATTCTGCGTCCTTGAGCATTTGCTTTcactgttgttgcagttgttgttgtgggggATTTTAGCGCGCCTCGGGCACTGATAACATTACAAACTCAAGTGGGTGGCGGGTGGTGCAAAGAAATCTTTATCACACACACcttaaatttcacttttgaGGTTTTGTTTAATTCTAGTTGAAGTTGTAAGTGCCAGCCCGCTGTTTATTATTGCCTGCACAAATGTTTATAAcggtttatttactttttcaaTTCTGTtctttcgtttgttttttttttcatttttcatttgtggGCCAAacgaaaatgttaaaatgttATGTTCAAAATGTTATTGCTTAATCGTACAAGTGTGAAACAATGTATTTACTATTAATAGCTGCTGGCACTCACCTGCTAATGTCACAATGAATAATTCTTTGCCATTGGTGCCTCATCTCAAGCCAAgtatattattactatttcaTTATTTCGAAATATTGTTTTACTCGCGAGTCGCGAGACCTGCTAAGAAAACAAGTGTCTTCTTCTTACCCCTGCAACGGTAACCCTAAACATAACAGACCGATAACATTAACATTGAGCGCAGCTGTTGTTAGCGTCTTGAAACTATGACAATGTTGCCAGATTGCTGGTGCAGTGCTTCTGAAACTTTATTGCTGTAAACATAAAATGACTGCTAATGTCGCCTTTAtaggaaaaattaaaagttgatttttatttaatcaaataattacATAGAGATTATGAATGACTAAATAGCAACTGCTGTATTTCGaaaacaataagtaaattcAAAAAGGCGGCGCTCAACTTCAGTCAGGCTGTACGACAATCAGCTGTTTCGTAAGCATTCGTCAAGCAATCGTATCGTACTATGACACATTATGCAACGCTGCTTCAAACAAACTGAGGTAAAAAACCAACACAACATCtttttataaatcaaaaaattctAATCATTTACCAAAAACGATAAATTTGCAGACACTTCAAGACGTTAGTGCTTAACGAGTAGCCAGTAGCAACAGATTGAGAATGCTACGCACATCATCAAtgattgctgctgccgtcgcaGTCGGCGCCGCAACACCACAAAGCACACCGACAACTGATCCGTTGGTTTGCAAACCCAGCGATCTGCCCGTGTACGGTAGCTTGCGGCCATCAAAGTGAGTGCCAATCATTTATGCCTACATATGGATCTCTATATCAATCATCCCCCAGGCCCAAAAGCCATTCAGAGCGAGCCCAATCAAAAAATGCGCTTTACACGAATCTGGAAAGCGGCGTGCGCACAGTGCGCTTGGAGCTGAAGAGCGGCTATAACATGGTTGCGGAACGCACATCGGTGGTCTCGGACTATTACCAGACGGCTAAGGATCACACACAGCGTTCCATAGACTTCCTGAACGAGCCACAGAACTCGATGCATCGCAGCGGTGCTATTGTCATGGGCGGCTTGGCGGGTTTCATCTTCGCAGCACGTGGCGGCGTCTTTAAGAAGATTGTGTATACGACCATTGGTGCTGGTACTGTCGCCTCCTTGTGCTATCCACGACAGGCTGAGGAAAATGCGCGCATTGTGTTGTTCGAGGGTCGCAAGATATTCGCGGTAGCCTACAATTTCATCAAGGGCGTGAAGCCAGGAGAGGAGGTTCCCATTGAGCCCATCAAGAACTTCCCCACATCTTTGCAGGATTTGAAGTATTTGGCGCTGGATCTTGTCGATGAGGCTAAGGAATCACTCTTCCCCAAGAAGAAGTAAGCGATATACGAacgaaaatgtgaaaaacgaGGATACACGACTGAAACGGCCGTTGACAGAGCTACAATTTCTATGTTATTcctgaaatttatatatactacttTCGCATAGAGCTATACAAACTCTGTAATATGTATTTGGCGGGCTCTCTTTTGTTGCCTGCAATAAAAGTCTAGTCGCGTATCAAAAGTGAAAACGACAAATCAGAATCTTTCATAGCAATTCGGCAAACAATTTGGTAGCTTTTGTTGGCTTCGTGATTAATTGTTCCACTGGTGTCAAATGTCAATGATGAAAAGTGAAATTCGCAACTCGATGGGAACATCTTATCTTCACGTACCACAATCGGCCGCAGACACATCTCTGTCGGCAAATCGATTGTGCCAATCATTCCAATGGCCTGCGGCGAACATGGTTGCTGACTGAAAAGTTAATGAATGAATCGaaacgaatcgaatcgaaattGCCGCTGCCGTTAGCTGCAATTGTTGTACATCATTTACGCACTTGACATGGAAGCTGAAGACGACTTGGCTGAGAGTTCAATTCACGCGAGATTCAGCTGAAGATTGTAATAATGATAATGCATCATTGACGTTGTCTCTATTCATGTCTCACAAACGCAACGAGGGCAGCTTAATCAGTAAGTAAATTTGATTAACTTTTACTTACGCAAAAATTATCTtcgaattaaaatatttgtaatttattacaaaactGTTCTGCTACTTAtacttattttcattttccttaaattcaaaattcagctcagcatttttgcttttgtagtattattaatattaataatatgcgCCAATCTACTATAAAATCTCATTTTCTTTCTCATCTTTTCATGCTCTTGAAATTCCTTGATCACTTTAATCTTCTTTCTTAAATTTATGGTTGCTTCATAGATGTGACTTCAAGAtaatagtttttttaattatctCTTGATTTCGCTTGTCCCCTGAAACGATTTCgtcttaatttttgttattttcgtaataaatttatttgagctcatctttataaataaacttgtTCTTTGGGCAAGATACAACATAATGATGTTTGtatgcaatttgtttataaattataagttgtaattaattgttaaatatgCCTAAACTACAATACCAACAACTGCACAATAAAAATGACTTTTGCTACGTTTACTAAGTCTATATACAGATATATCGATGCTACTCTTCTTATATCATTTAAAACGATTCGAATCCGATAGAAAGAACTTAAGATCAGCCTACAAAGAATTTTCGCTAGACTAACTTATTGGGGGAGTCTTGACTACATGTACGTTATGGGAGTTGAGCACAAATCGAATGttaatgcaaattgttattaattgaaGCTAACTACGCTTAAGATtcgtttaaaataaaatcacacAAACTTAAAGATAtaactaataaattaaaacaataacaagagtGGAGGAGACATTCATTCTGTCAATTATCATCTGACATGCTCCAGTATCCAGGGCACAAACTTCGAGATGCGCGTGCAGACACCCGGCAAATTGGCCTCGGCACAGCCAATGCCCCACGAAATAATCCCGGCGAGAAAGAAGCGACCATCCTGCGCCTTAGCCTGTAGAAATGAGAATTgaatttcggtattttttttgtcaagATAAAGTTGAAAACAAAGTTACCTGAAGTGGACCACCAGAGTCGCCTTGACAGGAATCCTGGCCGCCAGTTTCATGGCCAGCACATAGGAAAATGTCCGGTATGAATTCCTGACGACCAGCGCGCAAAAACATCGAATGGCATTTGTCGTTACTCACAATTGGAACGGACACCTATCATGGAAGTTAGTTGTTTTGTTGAGGATGTGACTGTCTTATAGTTGGTCGCATATGCTTCACTTACCTCCTGCAGCACTGAGGGCAGTGTGCCGCCCTCGCTGAGACGACCCCAGCCAGTGACAGTTGCATTCATGCCAATCAGCAAACTGTCTGTTTCGGGCAAACAAATGGGACTGATATGCGGTGCAAATTCCAGCGGCTGCTCCAGCTTCACCACTGCCAAATCGTATTCGTACGAATTGAAGTTGTACTTGGGATGCACCACCCTCTCGGCCACGCCACACTCAATGTATGGCAGCTGCTCCTGCACATGCGAGAAATCATATTCGCCCACGCGTATGCGTATCTGTTTGATAACTAAGCTGTTGGATAGAAACAGCAAGAAAgcgaaaaaaacagaaaagagaGGGAGTTGCGGAAATTATAGTTGTGGTTTCTGGTTGGTTGGCTAACTTCGCTCGCTTGTTTTGCTACTCACTCTTCCACACAGTGCCCCGCCGTGGCTATCCAGTTCTCGTTGATCAAAGCGCCACCGCAGCGATGGGTGCTGGATAAACCAAAGAACGAGATGCGTCGCACAGACACCTGCCAGGGCCAACGACCGAAGGCTGCACTCTTGCCGCCCACAATGCGCGTCTCTGGACGCGTCAGCATCTGCACTCCGCACTCTGtatacaaacacaacaacaaaatgcaaaatgcatgaACACATATACAAATTCGCAAaggcgacaacaacgacaacacatttgttgttgaataTGTCAAATGGTTTGGGGCGTGGCATGTGACTGTGAAGCTTAAGTCTTACCGCTTCGTGCTGCCGAAATGGTCCTCACGGTGCCCAGCATTGTCGCCGCATTGCCGGCTTCATCATGTGTGGAGGAGTCCGTTATCTCATTGGATTCAATGCCCGACGTGGCTGGCAAGCGTGTGGGCAGCTGTGGCGTTGGTCTCTGGCTTGGatttggacttggacttggtcTCCCGGTTGATGTTGTTCCTGCCGATGCAGCTGCTcctgtagttgttgtcgtactcattgttgttgttgtgcccaCTGTGGTGGGCCGTTGGTAGGGCTTTATGGGTTTTCTTGTggtcgttgtcgttgtagttgtcgttctcctcgttgttgtcgttgttgtggtcGTTGAGcccttcgttgttgttgctgctgctgatgttgctggcaATGCTGATGAGGACGATGCGGCTAATGATGTGGCCGGCGACAGCTGCAAGGTAGCCGAAAGTGGTAAACATTATGCTAATAGTTGCCCAAGCAgctaaaaaagtatttcacaTGCAAAGAATCAATTTTTCACTTCGTTGCGAAAATCTCAGCGGATGCAAGAATTAAGccaaacgacaacaacgatgaTTTCTGCATACCCTTACCAAgaaattttatagtatatttattttaaagaattacTTTTTTCTTTCCCGTTTACAAATATGATCAAAAGATTATGCTTTAACTAAGATAATAGGATTTCCTCAATTATTGTATACCATTGTACCCAACTTTTTTGCATCataagaatttaaattgaagacaagagaatattatttttgtaagtattcttttttttttaactctATATCGTTCAGCTATCTATTCTTTTCTGCTGCGCACTCTCAATTCATTTGCCCattgatttattattctaGCAAATCtagtttcaaatttcaaatctgTTGATATTGTTAAGTTGTTCATCTGATACCCTACTCAAGGTGGGCAAGGGCATAACAACACACccaagagacagagacagacagagagacgaaCCTCTGGACGATGAGGCAACAAGACAAATCTTACatcag includes the following:
- the LOC132784816 gene encoding transcription factor ATOH1 isoform X2 gives rise to the protein MSRNQLPDSSSSPPISHLPYHNFDDDLINELPSCIYAGQHQSGVGAPGGAPGGISSGGSGLRLSSNNLRHIQQHYLQHNNENLLDSSTNTNTLVGLNSNSATPMMCNSPSASSSGGGGGGAGTAGGNGGGGVPGPSSGPGPNNGSYGAAAASSYKIQRQQANVRERKRIQSSINSAFDELRVHVPTFPYEKRLSKIDTLRLAIAYISLLREVLQTDYDPLTYVEKCLRGEIKADRANWNTSDLTARLSWINWENLGVHPGRRTLLTSLALSSEPMCGAHCGMP
- the LOC132784816 gene encoding uncharacterized protein LOC132784816 isoform X1, with the translated sequence MSRNQLPDSSSSPPISHLPYHNFDDDLINELPSCIYAGQHQSGVGAPGGAPGGISSGGSGLRLSSNNLRHIQQHYLQHNNENLLDSSTNTNTLVGLNSNSATPMMCNSPSASSSGGGGGGAGTAGGNGGGGVPGPSSGPGPNNGSYGAAAASSYKIQRQQANVRERKRIQRSAPTGSINSAFDELRVHVPTFPYEKRLSKIDTLRLAIAYISLLREVLQTDYDPLTYVEKCLRGEIKADRANWNTSDLTARLSWINWENLGVHPGRRTLLTSLALSSEPMCGAHCGMP
- the LOC132784815 gene encoding growth hormone-regulated TBC protein 1; translation: MEPTAESKFSDVDEYGFKRGEKFDYKDYGKFMDSYLKTLTRRRIKWESIIRENPELILNTKLKRYIRKGIPGPYRTDVWMKISGAEAAQKKNPNLYRSLLNIDHFIKEISDSISIDLPRTFPDNIHFDSKKERLFNILCAYAHHNRDVGYCQGLNYIAGLLLIVTDDEEKSFWLLKHIVENIVPQYHSHNMASLLRDLAVFRELVIKRVPAVNRRVEDLGLPYAVIASKWFICIFAEVLPVETVLRIWDCVFAEGYKIVFRAALALFITHKNLILECEDIAALANLFRDTMIQGSIVTDCHSFIDSMFSIRLKRSELESLRKVAVLNEHMSNK
- the LOC132784817 gene encoding MICOS complex subunit Mic27 — encoded protein: MLRTSSMIAAAVAVGAATPQSTPTTDPLVCKPSDLPVYGSLRPSKPKSHSERAQSKNALYTNLESGVRTVRLELKSGYNMVAERTSVVSDYYQTAKDHTQRSIDFLNEPQNSMHRSGAIVMGGLAGFIFAARGGVFKKIVYTTIGAGTVASLCYPRQAEENARIVLFEGRKIFAVAYNFIKGVKPGEEVPIEPIKNFPTSLQDLKYLALDLVDEAKESLFPKKK
- the LOC132784814 gene encoding serine proteinase stubble gives rise to the protein MKQATLIRHRHRTADPKMWPKQRWLVKRATAAIPARSTHQILEVLLALILVNGLASATAALITPPDSISSSSSNNNFEYDSSSSNEDDDSPSSLPSFYRSPHRLDGYYTPADLQRSHNYKISPKPCSFGRVEGTCMFVWECIKSEGQHVGMCVDSFMFGSCCAHNYTDNIVLPQTAFSYTRPTKPLSLRPRPPPQPHKPLISGMTTIERPHGAGTLVIRPSGPHHQGPLSRPHPKPTSPPDLHSAASQATASSNSIWHTSTNQQQAQHHHWHMTTEPSFITKPRPTGWTKPGIVNLPAPQRPSKPPKPTKKPIVYERPPPPSPQTPTPATSSTTMILFGQTKPKPKPKPTRPQLSPATSLAASSSSALPATSAAATTTKGSTTTTTTTTRRTTTTTTTTTRKPIKPYQRPTTVGTTTTMSTTTTTGAAASAGTTSTGRPSPSPNPSQRPTPQLPTRLPATSGIESNEITDSSTHDEAGNAATMLGTVRTISAARSECGVQMLTRPETRIVGGKSAAFGRWPWQVSVRRISFFGLSSTHRCGGALINENWIATAGHCVEDLVIKQIRIRVGEYDFSHVQEQLPYIECGVAERVVHPKYNFNSYEYDLAVVKLEQPLEFAPHISPICLPETDSLLIGMNATVTGWGRLSEGGTLPSVLQEVSVPIVSNDKCHSMFLRAGRQEFIPDIFLCAGHETGGQDSCQGDSGGPLQAKAQDGRFFLAGIISWGIGCAEANLPGVCTRISKFVPWILEHVR